The Methanofollis ethanolicus genome includes the window GCGCCATGGATCTCCACAATCCAAAAAAAAGGACTGGGAAGCCATGATACGATGCGAACATCTGACGAAGGTCTATAATGACGTGCCTGCCGTCGACGATCTCTGCCTCGATATCCCCGAGGGCGAGGTCTTCGGGCTCCTCGGGCCGAACGGCGCGGGGAAGAGCACGACGATCCTGATGGTGATCGGCCTGATCGAGCCGACCTCGGGGGCG containing:
- a CDS encoding ATP-binding cassette domain-containing protein, which produces MIRCEHLTKVYNDVPAVDDLCLDIPEGEVFGLLGPNGAGKSTTILMVIGLIEPTSGA